A genomic region of Megalobrama amblycephala isolate DHTTF-2021 linkage group LG6, ASM1881202v1, whole genome shotgun sequence contains the following coding sequences:
- the LOC125269966 gene encoding uncharacterized protein LOC125269966 isoform X2, which translates to MREATDDGRKALEILRSHYASQGKPRIIALYTELTSLKKESNETITDYIIRAEKAVTSLRNTKEVISDGLIIAMILKGLPDSYKPFAIHTTQSSEELTFTQFKSKLRSYEETEKFDDKSKTDNVMKVNIASVTCYGCGNRGHVARDCRQKGVPKWCSYHRSSTHSDETCRRRKDGHKDEAKQAAEKQEEHEKEQTFVFKVSQTFLPDNITKNGLMVDCGATSHILTEKNDFTKFDESFDPKSHYMELADGARMNNVALKRGDAEVLLLDVEGKCVRITLKKALFIPSYPQSIISVQAATTDGAKVVFQEGQNELISKDGAVFRIEEHERLYYLKMGSVWSSPNL; encoded by the exons ATGCGAGAGGCGACTGATGACGGCAGGAAAGCTCTGGAAATACTTCGAAGTCACTACGCCAGTCAGGGTAAGCCGAGAATTATCGCCCTATACACTGAACTAACTTCGTTAAAGAAGGAATCTAACGAGACTATAACAGACTACATTATCCGAGCTGAGAAAGCGGTAACTTCCCtaagaaacacaaaagaagtaaTAAGTGACGGACTGATAATAGCTATGATCCTAAAGGGCCTGCCAGATTCCTACAAACCTTTCGCTATCCATACTACACAGAGTAGTGAAGAATTGACTTTCACCCAGTTCAAAAGCAAACTAAGAAGCTATGAAGAGACAGAAAAATTTGATGATAAATCCAAAACTGACAATGTGATGAAAGTAAACATAGCATCCGTGACCTGCTATGGATGTGGAAACCGCGGTCATGTTGCACGTGATTGCCGCCAAAAAGGCGTACCCAAGTGGTGCAGCTACCATAGAAGTTCAACACACAGTGATGAGACATGTCGCCGGAGAAAAGACGGGCACAAAGACGAAGCGAAACAGGCTGCAGAAAAACAAGAGGAGCATGAGAAAGAACAAACATTTGTTTTCAAAGTCAGTCAAACATTTCTTCCAGACAATATTACGAAAAATGGACTAATGGTAGACTGTGGAGCAACATCCCACATCTTAACAGAGAAGAATGATTTCACGAAATTTGATGAGAGTTTCGACCCAAAGTCACACTACATGGAACTGGCGGATGGAGCCAGGATGAACAACGTGGCATTAAAGCGGGGCGACGCAGAGGTGTTACTGCTGGATGTGGAAGGGAAATGCGTCAGGATCACTCTAAAGAAGGCCTTGTTCATACCATCATATCCACAGAGCATCATCTCCGTTCAAGCTGCTACAACAGATGGTGCCAAGGTGGTCTTCCAGGAAGGACAGAATGAACTGATAAGCAAGGATGGAGCTGTGTTCCGCATAGAAGAGCATGAGAGACTGTACTATCTGAAAATG GGCAGTGTGTGGAGTTCCCCAAACCTATAG
- the LOC125269966 gene encoding uncharacterized protein LOC125269966 isoform X1 translates to MSPDAPGWEHAMKEEMDSLKENDTFELTTLPEGRKTVGGRWVYALKENAERGKIFKARYVAKGYNQTEGIDYHETFAPTANLTSVRALMQIAAQNDFFVHQIDVKTAYLHAPIEEDIYLEQPEGFEETSDIGDKLVYKLKKSLYGLKQSGRNWYELLNDYLEQNNFERNQSDHCVYRKQIENETIIVIIWVDDLIIAASSEDQLNSFKEKMKSKFNMKDLGKISYFLGIQFEQKEGEIKMNQKMYILKMLERFGMSNCKPKATHSELKVECDKNEGENNNEIENPKEYRELVGSLIYAMTCTRTDISWIVSKLSQTLAKPKTHDLVAAKHVLRYLKGTADYELCFKKTDKTLSLIAFSDSDWASSEEDRRSTSGYCFSLTEQGPVISWKSKKQPTVALSTCEAEYIGLANTTQESMYLTQLLNGMDSSVYTCTTMYGDNQGAIALSRNPVNRSRSKHIDVKYHFIRDAVSEGKIHIVYCPTEDMVADVLTKSVSKIKILKFKCFLFGN, encoded by the coding sequence ATGTCACCTGATGCTCCCGGATGGGAACATGCTATGAAGGAAGAGATGGACTCACTAAAAGAAAATGACACATTTGAATTGACAACTCTACCAGAGGGCAGAAAGACAGTAGGGGGAAGATGGGTATATGCCCTTAAAGAAAATGCAGAAAGAGGAAAAATCTTCAAGGCTAGGTATGTTGCAAAAGGATACAACCAAACTGAAGGCATAGACTACCATGAGACATTTGCTCCTACAGCAAATCTCACCTCTGTACGGGCATTAATGCAGATAGCTGCTCAGAATGACTTTTTTGTTCATCAGATAGACGTCAAAACAGCATATCTGCATGCTCCAATAGAGGAAGACATATACTTAGAACAACCAGAGGGTTTTGAAGAAACATCTGACATAGGAGACAAGTTAGTATACAAGTTAAAAAAATCTCTGTATGGTCTAAAACAGTCTGGAAGGAACTGGTACGAACTTTTAAATGATTATCTTGAACAAAACAACTTTGAGAGAAATCAGTCTGATCACTGTGTGTATAGAAAGCAGATTGAAAATGAGACAATCATAGTGATCATCTGGGTAGATGATTTGATAATTGCAGCAAGCAGTGAAGATCAGCTCAacagttttaaagaaaaaatgaagTCCAAATTTAACATGAAGGATCTGGggaaaatatcttattttttgGGGATTCAGTTTGAACAAAAAGAGggagaaattaaaatgaatcagaaaatgtacattctCAAAATGCTTGAAAGGTTTGGAATGTCTAACTGTAAACCAAAAGCTACCCATAGTGAATTAAAAGTGGAATGTGATAAGAATGAGGGAGAAAACAACAATGAGATTGAGAACCCCAAAGAATACCGTGAACTTGTTGGAAGCTTGATCTATGCAATGACCTGTACCAGAACAGACATTAGCTGGATAGTCAGTAAACTGTCACAAACCCTTGCAAAACCTAAAACACATGACTTAGTAGCTGCTAAACATGTCCTGAGATACCTAAAAGGTACAGCTGACTACGAGCTTTGTTTCAAGAAAACAGACAAGACTTTAAGTCTAATAGCATTCAGTGATTCTGACTGGGCATCTTCTGAAGAAGATAGGCGTAGCACTTCAGGATACTGTTTCAGCCTGACAGAACAAGGCCCTGTTATTTCATGGAAGTCTAAGAAACAGCCGACAGTGGCACTATCGACCTGCGAAGCTGAATACATTGGTCTAGCAAACACTACTCAGGAAAGCATGTACTTAACTCAACTGCTAAATGGCATGGACAGTAGTGTTTACACTTGCACCACGATGTATGGTGATAATCAGGGGGCCATTGCACTGAGTAGAAATCCAGTGAATAGATCTAGATCTAAGCACATTGATGTGAAATATCACTTTATCCGTGATGCTGTCAGTGAGGGAAAAATACATATTGTGTACTGCCCAACAGAAGACATGGTGGCAGACGTTTTGACAAAATCTgtatcaaaaattaaaattctaaaaTTCAAATGTTTTCTGTTTGGGAACTAA
- the LOC125269505 gene encoding uncharacterized protein LOC125269505, whose protein sequence is MANFQTRILHLDLFVIIILLTYTDYSKSNQEQRIRQHINKTVFVGETVTLHCNKTPFDDVLTWKMNKSVIFSHDSNSNRTLTNFSSNRIHINPAVPRALKIHQIQASDAGNYTCYPAEIRWTLTITENRPASPRQMSLYIIIIISCSGVIMIFLIITISFCIHRKLRQKTNSGLSETVQENVKIISHCDKHTITACVSHPPTHS, encoded by the exons ATGGCAAATTTTCAAACCAGGATTCTTCATCTGGATCTTTTTGTCATCATTATTCTCCTGACTTACACAG ATTATTCCAAATCAAATCAAGAGCAAAGGATTCGGCAGCACATCAACAAAACTGTGTTTGTGGGGGAAACAGTTACACTTCACTGCAACAAAACCCCATTTGATGATGTTTTAACATGGAAAATGAACAAGTCTGTTATTTTTAGTCACGACTCGAACAGTAACAGAACTCTGACAAACTTCAGCTCAAACAGGATTCACATCAACCCAGCAGTTCCAAGAgcattaaaaatacatcaaatacaaGCGTCTGATGCAGGAAACTACACCTGTTATCCAGCAGAAATAAGATGGACTTTAACAATAACAg AAAACAGACCAGCGTCACCCAGACAAATGTCGCtctacatcatcatcatcatctcatGTTCTGGAGTCATTATGATCTTTCTGATAATCACCATCAGCTTCTGCATTCACAG gaaactgaggcAGAAGACGAACTCTGGCCTCAGTGAAACAGTCCAGGAGAAT GTGAAGATAATATCTCACTGTGACAAACACACAATAACAGCCTGTGTAAGTCACCCACCTACACACAGTTGA